The following proteins are encoded in a genomic region of Dyadobacter sp. UC 10:
- a CDS encoding RagB/SusD family nutrient uptake outer membrane protein: MRKIVCFAMLIALIFSGTSCKDALELQPLDQFSDQNVWNGEDASLIQGFVNNIYRGIGHGQKQHKFASFVDESMVVWDHGTSNLNMSNISPSDYSAFGLGYSSSFLWENAYLNIRACNVFFEKIESATAVDDAQKNRFRGEVHFLRAYLYSMLVSVYGGVPIIDKAYKLNESYEIKRNSFEECINFIVSECDEAAKLIVPADKGHASKGAALALKSRVLLYAARDLFNNEGAWATGYANKELIGYVGGNRAARWKAAKDAAKAVIDLGIYNLHKTDSKIDEDLAKTYGEIFLLKETSEDIFVRYFIQRLDGDGANPGLFNSPNGYHCWGGNTPIGQMVDDYPMRDGSRFSWTNPLHAARPYTNRDPRFYASILYDGAQWRERTADVKGLDPNGIIQTGNYQRWNAQSNSVTVIPGVDTRKSPIEDWNGTYSGYYLKKGIDPAYDAQVFRQESPWRFMRYTEILLNYAEACIGLGEEVEAKKYINMVRDRVGMPAITAAGAALVEAYRWERRIELAFEEHRFFDVRQWMIADQAYKDARGVDILHKLNADKVTTTPVYATIASVQKRQWNPKFYFVPIRMNEMNRNKALIQNPLYQ; this comes from the coding sequence ATGAGAAAAATAGTCTGTTTTGCAATGCTGATCGCACTGATCTTTTCAGGTACGTCCTGCAAGGATGCCCTGGAATTACAGCCGCTTGACCAGTTCTCGGACCAGAACGTTTGGAACGGAGAGGATGCTTCTTTAATTCAGGGTTTTGTCAATAATATTTACCGTGGCATTGGTCACGGACAAAAGCAACACAAATTCGCCAGTTTTGTAGACGAATCGATGGTTGTCTGGGATCACGGTACGAGCAATCTGAATATGAGCAATATCAGTCCCAGCGATTATTCTGCGTTTGGTCTGGGTTACAGTTCCTCTTTTTTGTGGGAAAATGCGTATCTGAATATCCGCGCCTGCAATGTGTTTTTTGAAAAAATAGAATCCGCCACGGCTGTTGACGATGCACAGAAAAATAGGTTCAGGGGCGAGGTACATTTCTTGAGAGCGTATCTCTATTCCATGCTGGTGTCGGTTTACGGCGGTGTCCCGATCATTGACAAAGCCTACAAACTGAACGAAAGCTACGAAATTAAGCGCAACAGCTTTGAGGAGTGTATCAATTTCATCGTTTCCGAATGTGACGAAGCGGCCAAGCTGATCGTTCCTGCCGACAAAGGCCACGCAAGCAAAGGCGCCGCGCTGGCACTCAAATCGAGGGTATTGTTATATGCAGCACGGGATCTGTTCAATAACGAAGGGGCCTGGGCAACTGGTTATGCCAACAAAGAATTGATAGGATATGTGGGCGGAAACAGGGCTGCCCGCTGGAAAGCGGCCAAAGATGCAGCTAAGGCTGTGATCGATTTAGGCATATACAATTTGCATAAAACCGACTCGAAAATCGACGAAGACCTGGCGAAGACTTATGGTGAGATATTCCTCCTTAAAGAAACCTCAGAGGATATTTTCGTAAGATATTTCATTCAGCGACTCGACGGGGACGGAGCTAATCCGGGTTTGTTCAACAGCCCGAACGGATACCATTGCTGGGGTGGAAACACGCCCATCGGGCAGATGGTGGATGATTACCCGATGCGCGACGGAAGCAGGTTCAGCTGGACCAATCCGCTGCATGCTGCCAGGCCATACACCAACCGGGACCCTCGTTTTTACGCCTCGATCCTCTACGATGGCGCTCAATGGAGAGAGCGTACTGCTGATGTAAAAGGGCTGGATCCGAACGGTATCATACAAACCGGAAATTATCAAAGATGGAATGCCCAGTCCAATTCAGTGACGGTAATACCCGGGGTAGATACCAGAAAAAGCCCGATCGAAGACTGGAATGGTACGTATTCGGGTTATTATCTGAAAAAAGGAATAGACCCGGCTTACGACGCGCAGGTTTTCAGACAGGAATCGCCCTGGCGCTTTATGCGGTACACCGAGATATTGCTGAACTACGCCGAAGCCTGCATTGGCCTGGGAGAAGAAGTGGAGGCGAAAAAATACATCAATATGGTCCGGGACAGAGTGGGAATGCCTGCCATTACCGCAGCAGGCGCTGCCCTGGTTGAAGCATACCGCTGGGAGCGCCGCATCGAGCTGGCTTTTGAGGAGCATCGTTTCTTCGATGTAAGACAATGGATGATCGCAGACCAGGCATATAAAGATGCCAGAGGTGTCGATATTCTTCACAAGCTGAACGCCGACAAGGTGACGACCACTCCGGTATATGCAACGATCGCGTCGGTACAGAAGCGGCAGTGGAACCCGAAATTTTACTTCGTCCCGATCCGCATGAACGAGATGAACCGAAACAAAGCACTGATACAAAACCCATTATATCAATAG
- a CDS encoding SusC/RagA family TonB-linked outer membrane protein → MKKKKDPVPKGAAPKWPAFLFLVCLLSSGGAGSYAASGKGITIVDDVYANTLSGPALGNAPEQGAGGPSEEKSQIILDKNIKGKVTGENGETLPGVSVVIKGTQRGTITNNDGNYEMQMPEEETILIFSFIGYATKEVSVPAASGSMDVVLAVDNKSLEEVVVVGYGSSKKETLSGSITTVKGAEILQSPAVNVSNSLAGRMAGVTAVTRSGEPGRDGTTIRVRGINTLGDNSALIVVDGVPGRSLDRIDPYSIESITVLKDASAAIYGSQAANGVILITTKRGASGKPQVSLSLNQGIQQPTRLPSMTNAAEYATALNEVDSYRGRPGRFSNEAIQKFADGSDPWRYPNTDWFDVVFRKWSPQTIANMNVSGGGESVKYFVSVGAKNQGAMYNNSATKFNQYDFRTNLDAQVSKHIKLGFDMAARMEDRHRAATRNRDDSATDLFWMLMLSKPTSHGFWPNGMPGPDLAYGMNPVVIATDAGGYDREKNYVINSNFRVNVTIPGVEGLSFTGNASLDKTITVRKRFQKPWYLYSWDGQTFDQNETPVLSRNKMGQPDAALFQTMGDVQNILLNGFFNYEKTFGLSHNIKFLAGMENRRGNGESFGAYRRYFASASLDIMNVGGGEAKDNQGTANHNARMNYFGRVNYNFKEKYLAEFVWRVDGSYIFPEAKRYGFFPGLSLGWRLSEEEFWKSNLSGITSAKLRASIGKTGNDRIAEWQYMTSYGITTQSYIFDKTQEQITLSESRIPNPNVTWEVANQSNLGIDLSFLKGKLYTTLDIFQYKRSQMLWQRNASVPASTGLTLPRENIGKMTNRGFDFEAGYDDKIGEVNYRISLNGGYARNKITFWDEAPGAPDYQRSTGRPAPSDPNNPNNDLYYEAIGVYKNQAEIDNSIHWPNARPGDIIFKDVNGDGIINANDRVRNKKGDIPTFQAGLGLNLNYKGFDLSFLFQGAAGAVRFLSFESTGDFGNYLKEDHDGRWTPENTNAEKPRASNRLDEYWRANRNTFYLRKTDYVRLKNLELGYSLPPKFSQKIGMQNLRIYVNGTNLLTYSPDMVDFDPEDNHVNGYAYPLQRVINGGISVTF, encoded by the coding sequence ATGAAAAAGAAAAAGGATCCTGTCCCGAAAGGCGCTGCTCCCAAGTGGCCCGCCTTTCTATTTTTAGTCTGTCTGCTTTCGTCTGGCGGTGCTGGCAGCTATGCCGCATCCGGTAAAGGCATTACAATCGTTGATGACGTATATGCAAACACGTTATCCGGTCCGGCTTTGGGAAATGCACCTGAACAAGGAGCAGGCGGGCCGTCAGAAGAGAAGTCGCAGATTATTTTGGATAAAAATATTAAAGGAAAAGTCACCGGTGAAAATGGAGAAACACTACCAGGCGTGAGCGTCGTCATCAAAGGCACGCAAAGAGGGACCATTACCAACAATGATGGAAATTATGAAATGCAGATGCCTGAGGAGGAAACAATACTGATATTTTCATTCATCGGTTATGCCACCAAAGAGGTGTCTGTCCCCGCAGCTTCGGGCAGCATGGATGTAGTATTGGCTGTTGACAATAAGTCCCTCGAGGAAGTGGTCGTGGTAGGGTATGGTTCTTCCAAAAAAGAAACCCTTTCAGGCTCCATCACCACGGTGAAAGGGGCTGAAATCCTCCAATCCCCGGCGGTGAACGTCAGTAATAGTCTCGCCGGCCGGATGGCAGGTGTAACAGCGGTAACGAGAAGCGGAGAGCCCGGACGCGACGGGACGACGATCAGGGTCAGAGGGATCAATACCCTGGGCGACAACAGTGCGCTCATCGTTGTGGATGGCGTGCCGGGACGTTCACTGGACCGCATCGATCCTTACAGCATCGAATCCATAACCGTTCTCAAAGACGCTTCTGCCGCTATATATGGTTCTCAAGCGGCCAACGGCGTTATCCTGATCACAACGAAAAGAGGAGCCTCGGGCAAGCCGCAGGTTTCACTCAGTCTCAATCAGGGCATCCAGCAACCCACGAGACTGCCATCTATGACCAATGCGGCGGAATATGCCACGGCGCTCAACGAGGTAGATTCCTATCGCGGCAGGCCGGGCAGGTTCAGTAACGAGGCCATTCAGAAATTTGCCGATGGTTCGGACCCGTGGCGCTATCCGAATACCGACTGGTTTGACGTGGTGTTCCGTAAATGGTCGCCTCAGACGATCGCCAACATGAATGTTTCCGGAGGCGGCGAGTCCGTGAAGTATTTTGTGTCGGTCGGGGCTAAAAACCAGGGGGCGATGTACAACAACAGTGCTACGAAATTCAATCAATACGATTTCAGGACCAACCTGGACGCGCAGGTAAGCAAACACATCAAGCTTGGGTTTGACATGGCAGCCCGCATGGAAGACAGGCACCGGGCGGCTACGCGGAACCGGGACGATTCGGCTACCGACTTGTTCTGGATGCTCATGCTCAGCAAACCGACTTCCCACGGTTTCTGGCCGAACGGAATGCCCGGGCCAGACCTGGCCTACGGAATGAACCCGGTTGTGATCGCAACGGATGCCGGGGGGTATGACAGGGAGAAAAACTATGTGATAAACAGCAATTTCAGGGTCAATGTGACCATTCCGGGTGTGGAAGGCCTTTCATTTACAGGAAATGCGAGTCTCGACAAAACGATTACCGTCCGCAAGCGGTTTCAGAAGCCCTGGTACCTGTATTCCTGGGACGGACAAACTTTTGACCAAAATGAAACACCGGTATTGTCCAGAAATAAAATGGGCCAGCCCGATGCCGCATTGTTCCAGACAATGGGCGATGTGCAGAACATTTTGCTGAACGGCTTTTTCAATTATGAAAAAACATTCGGGCTTTCTCATAACATCAAGTTCCTGGCCGGGATGGAAAACCGCAGAGGCAATGGAGAGTCATTCGGGGCTTACAGACGATATTTCGCGTCTGCGTCACTGGATATCATGAATGTAGGCGGGGGCGAAGCGAAAGACAATCAGGGAACTGCCAACCACAATGCCCGGATGAATTATTTCGGACGTGTCAATTACAATTTTAAGGAAAAGTACCTGGCCGAATTTGTGTGGCGGGTAGACGGATCTTACATTTTTCCCGAAGCAAAACGATACGGCTTCTTTCCCGGATTATCGCTTGGGTGGAGATTGTCGGAAGAAGAATTCTGGAAAAGCAACCTGAGCGGGATTACCAGTGCCAAACTAAGGGCGTCGATCGGTAAAACCGGGAATGACCGGATCGCCGAGTGGCAATATATGACCTCGTACGGCATCACTACTCAAAGTTATATTTTCGACAAGACACAGGAGCAGATCACGTTGTCCGAATCACGTATCCCGAACCCGAATGTGACCTGGGAAGTGGCTAATCAATCCAATCTCGGCATTGACCTCAGTTTTCTGAAAGGCAAGCTCTACACTACGCTGGACATATTCCAGTATAAACGTTCGCAAATGCTATGGCAGCGGAATGCTTCGGTACCTGCCAGCACGGGCCTTACTTTACCGAGGGAGAATATCGGAAAAATGACCAACAGAGGTTTCGATTTTGAAGCGGGATATGATGATAAGATCGGGGAAGTGAATTATCGAATTTCGCTCAATGGGGGCTATGCGAGGAACAAAATCACGTTCTGGGACGAAGCCCCGGGTGCACCCGACTACCAGCGGTCGACCGGCCGGCCAGCACCTTCGGACCCCAATAACCCCAATAACGATCTTTACTACGAAGCCATCGGTGTTTACAAAAACCAGGCAGAAATTGACAACTCAATACACTGGCCGAATGCAAGACCGGGGGATATCATTTTCAAAGATGTTAACGGAGATGGCATTATCAATGCAAACGACCGGGTGAGAAACAAAAAAGGCGACATTCCCACTTTTCAGGCAGGTTTGGGCCTCAATCTTAACTACAAAGGATTCGATCTTTCTTTCTTATTCCAGGGTGCGGCAGGTGCTGTACGGTTCCTGTCCTTTGAAAGTACAGGCGACTTTGGGAATTACCTGAAAGAAGACCACGATGGCCGCTGGACGCCGGAAAATACCAATGCTGAAAAACCACGGGCATCCAACCGTCTCGACGAATACTGGCGCGCCAACCGCAATACCTTTTATCTCCGGAAAACCGATTATGTAAGGCTTAAAAACCTGGAACTGGGATATTCACTGCCTCCGAAATTTTCACAAAAAATAGGCATGCAGAATCTGCGGATTTACGTCAACGGGACCAATCTGCTCACTTACAGCCCCGATATGGTTGATTTTGACCCGGAAGACAATCACGTAAACGGTTACGCCTATCCGTTGCAACGAGTTATCAATGGTGGAATATCAGTCACTTTTTAA
- a CDS encoding 3-keto-disaccharide hydrolase has product MKKILFYIGLTGLGFTASAQDTKKDYSKPEATEVWSPTPKIVAPGKENDAPPSDAIVLFSGKDQGNWVSSKDGAASQWELQNGVLVTEKGAGNIQTKQKFGDCQLHIEFMMYPGSDPGHLNEGNSGVYLQERYEVQIYDSHQDASKIYVNGQCGSLYKQAIPLVNSTNKRGEWNVYDIYYTAPQFRHNGTVEKPAYVTVVQNGVLIINHFEIQGTIQHAGIPRYEPHGKASVMLQEHGAKVGFRNIWIREL; this is encoded by the coding sequence ATGAAGAAAATACTTTTTTACATTGGATTGACCGGCCTCGGCTTCACTGCTTCTGCCCAGGATACTAAAAAGGATTATTCGAAACCGGAAGCTACCGAAGTATGGAGCCCCACGCCTAAAATCGTAGCGCCGGGGAAAGAAAATGACGCTCCGCCCTCGGACGCTATCGTACTTTTTAGTGGGAAAGATCAGGGAAACTGGGTGTCGTCCAAAGACGGGGCAGCCAGTCAGTGGGAGTTGCAAAATGGTGTGCTGGTTACCGAAAAGGGCGCGGGTAATATCCAGACCAAACAGAAATTTGGCGATTGCCAGCTGCATATCGAATTCATGATGTACCCGGGCTCAGATCCCGGCCACCTCAATGAAGGCAATAGCGGCGTATACCTGCAGGAACGCTATGAAGTACAGATATACGATTCGCATCAGGATGCTTCCAAGATATACGTCAACGGCCAGTGCGGGAGCCTCTACAAGCAGGCAATTCCTCTGGTAAATTCCACTAACAAACGGGGCGAGTGGAATGTGTATGATATTTATTATACCGCGCCGCAATTCAGGCATAACGGTACCGTTGAAAAACCTGCCTACGTTACCGTTGTCCAGAACGGTGTTCTGATCATCAACCATTTTGAGATACAGGGGACCATTCAGCATGCAGGAATTCCCCGCTATGAACCGCATGGTAAAGCGTCGGTGATGTTACAGGAGCACGGCGCCAAAGTTGGTTTCAGAAATATCTGGATCAGAGAATTATAG
- a CDS encoding sugar phosphate isomerase/epimerase family protein, whose amino-acid sequence MIQVGIFTGYFPYGLEETALRIRELGFNTVQLDVTFKDLDLSTENISQDKCRKIRDTFRKHDLPVCCISGYTNLVHPDPAKRKANLAHLKQIIRFARDLGSPYVISETGTFDPDSDWVHHPKNKTEEGYADCREVIQDIVGFAREHGVTFLVETYVNNVIGSVEETLRLFADINSPNLGLLMDPTNYFEEHNIGQMDKTLGQIFNALSDKIKIAHAKDVKLADSHQGIQFADIDADEAHALRGVGMIELPAPGLGALNYDLYLDRLGRDHPNIPIIIEHLAESDVPRAKSFLDGKLLATGR is encoded by the coding sequence ATGATTCAGGTTGGCATATTTACAGGATATTTTCCGTACGGCTTAGAGGAAACAGCACTGCGGATTCGTGAATTAGGTTTCAATACGGTGCAGCTCGACGTTACTTTTAAAGACTTGGATCTTTCTACAGAGAATATCAGCCAGGACAAGTGCCGGAAGATAAGGGACACGTTCCGAAAGCATGACCTGCCTGTCTGCTGTATTTCGGGTTATACTAACCTTGTGCACCCCGATCCTGCAAAAAGAAAAGCTAATCTTGCCCATCTGAAACAGATCATCCGTTTCGCCCGGGACCTGGGCTCTCCCTACGTGATCAGTGAAACGGGCACTTTCGACCCTGACAGCGATTGGGTACACCACCCGAAAAACAAAACCGAAGAAGGGTACGCAGACTGCCGCGAGGTTATTCAGGATATTGTAGGGTTTGCACGTGAACATGGTGTGACCTTCCTGGTTGAAACCTACGTCAATAATGTGATCGGATCGGTAGAGGAAACCTTGCGGCTTTTTGCAGATATCAACTCACCCAACCTGGGATTGTTAATGGATCCCACCAATTATTTTGAAGAGCACAATATCGGCCAGATGGACAAAACCCTCGGTCAGATTTTCAATGCATTGTCTGATAAGATTAAAATCGCACACGCGAAAGATGTCAAACTGGCTGATAGTCACCAGGGAATCCAGTTTGCCGATATCGACGCGGATGAAGCGCACGCACTGCGCGGCGTAGGCATGATCGAGCTGCCTGCTCCGGGGCTGGGCGCACTTAACTACGACCTTTACCTGGACCGGCTGGGAAGGGATCACCCGAATATCCCCATCATTATCGAGCATCTGGCCGAAAGCGATGTCCCCCGTGCCAAGTCTTTTTTAGACGGCAAACTCCTCGCAACCGGTCGCTGA
- a CDS encoding Gfo/Idh/MocA family protein, with amino-acid sequence MQVSPSPDLEYLPRLPQDKSIGIGCIGSGFIMADCHLVAYRNAGFNPVAIASRNRANSQAVADRHGIKTVYNTYQELLHDPKVEIVDIAVPPQLLLGIVKDAIKHAGRIKGILAQKPLGINFAEAQEIVRLCEEAGIALGVNQNMRYDQSIRACKDILDKGYLGKPVFASIDMRAIPHWMPWQKELGWATLRTMSIHHLDTFRFLFGDPQRVYASVAEDPRNAATFAHEDGIALYILEYENGFRASAWDDVWTGPAREGAESDIYIKWRVEGTEGIAKGNIGWPDYPLPVPSTLDFTTTQHAGWQRPRWKEVWFPDAFAGPMAQLMCAIEEDREPEISGKDNLKTMALVEACYRSFREHRAVAIDEILTGHNVPSIHH; translated from the coding sequence ATGCAAGTATCTCCCAGCCCAGATCTCGAATATCTCCCACGCCTGCCGCAGGACAAAAGCATAGGAATCGGTTGCATCGGTTCGGGATTCATCATGGCCGACTGCCACCTCGTTGCTTACAGGAATGCAGGCTTTAATCCTGTCGCCATTGCCTCGCGCAACCGCGCAAACAGCCAGGCCGTGGCAGATCGTCATGGGATCAAAACGGTTTACAATACGTACCAGGAACTCCTGCACGATCCGAAAGTTGAAATTGTAGACATAGCTGTGCCTCCACAGTTATTGCTGGGAATCGTGAAAGATGCAATCAAACATGCAGGCCGCATCAAGGGCATCCTGGCACAAAAACCATTGGGGATCAACTTCGCCGAGGCGCAGGAAATCGTAAGGCTTTGTGAGGAAGCTGGTATCGCACTGGGCGTCAATCAGAATATGCGGTACGATCAGTCTATCCGGGCCTGCAAGGATATTCTGGACAAAGGTTACCTCGGCAAACCCGTATTTGCGTCTATCGACATGCGTGCCATTCCGCATTGGATGCCCTGGCAAAAAGAACTCGGCTGGGCTACGCTCCGTACCATGAGTATCCACCACCTGGATACCTTCCGCTTCCTTTTCGGCGATCCGCAGCGTGTGTATGCCAGTGTTGCTGAGGACCCCAGGAATGCCGCTACATTTGCCCATGAAGATGGGATCGCACTGTACATTCTGGAGTATGAAAACGGTTTCCGCGCTTCTGCCTGGGACGATGTCTGGACAGGCCCGGCCCGGGAAGGTGCCGAAAGCGATATTTACATCAAGTGGCGGGTGGAAGGTACCGAGGGCATAGCCAAGGGAAACATCGGCTGGCCGGACTACCCGCTCCCGGTACCCAGTACCCTCGATTTTACCACGACCCAACATGCCGGCTGGCAAAGGCCACGCTGGAAGGAAGTGTGGTTCCCCGACGCCTTTGCAGGACCCATGGCGCAGCTCATGTGCGCCATTGAAGAGGACCGCGAGCCTGAGATCAGCGGGAAAGACAATCTTAAAACCATGGCGCTGGTCGAGGCTTGCTACCGCTCTTTCAGGGAACACCGGGCCGTTGCAATTGACGAAATATTAACAGGTCATAACGTCCCGTCCATCCATCACTAA
- a CDS encoding alpha-galactosidase → MTLTRKEFLRSATLATTGLLTIPPSFTLATARSIKKQAVALPHFPDKLHAFIWRNWGLVSTERLATVTGAKTEDILRLASTIGLPAAKPVSSDQEQRSYLTVIRRNWHLLPREQLLELLDWTDEKLSFTLQEDDFFYIKLGSIKPECEPVKFRASSGLVQKREQWLSDVMREEFPDGLSQDGQPLFEFVKELSKAPENTVEQTSSGFSPRFGYAYFALFGDPLLQSGIDPYPDGYLAQMAASGMDGTWMHIVLSKITPFPWDPALSENWEQRLENLGKLVAKAKKHGIGIYLYLNEPRFMPLAFFEKHPDLKGVQIGGQASLCTSHPEVQQYLVEAMATITSRVPELAGFFSITASENHTNCWSHGKGAECPRCSKRGPSEVIAELNQLYLKGINQGLANHKQQKGPGLIVWDWGWQEGWAEDIIPALPKTAALMSVSEWDLEINRGGVKNKVGEYSISSVGPGPRALRHWEIARKNGLKTIAKIQAGCTWEIAAVPYIPAMENVARHAENLRNTQVDGLMLGWTLGGYPSPNLEIVAEMGGSKMITAPEAMQKVAERRYGAAGVAVTKAWRQFSKAFSEFPYHVGVVYSAPLQAGPSSLLWSKPTGYQASMVGLAYDDVNSWRANYPVEIFISQLQKVAAGFHDALAYLRREIVDMPLSVHMRKAVTDECGVAETVAVHYSSVANQALFVVTRDKLAAERDKKRAANLVTELENILRHEMKLAKRMAILQHNDSRLGFEASNHYFYVRNDLAEKVINCRDLLDHWLPEVKKAL, encoded by the coding sequence ATGACATTGACGCGAAAAGAGTTTTTGAGATCTGCCACGCTGGCTACGACTGGGTTGCTGACTATCCCGCCATCATTCACCCTGGCAACTGCCCGTTCGATTAAAAAGCAGGCCGTTGCCTTGCCCCATTTTCCTGACAAACTGCATGCTTTTATATGGAGAAACTGGGGTCTGGTGTCTACGGAACGGCTTGCCACAGTGACCGGCGCAAAAACGGAGGATATACTCAGGCTTGCCAGTACGATCGGGCTTCCCGCCGCAAAACCGGTTTCGTCTGACCAGGAGCAGCGGAGTTACCTCACAGTGATCAGGCGGAACTGGCACCTGCTGCCCAGGGAGCAACTGCTGGAACTGCTGGATTGGACAGATGAAAAACTGAGTTTTACGTTACAGGAGGATGATTTTTTCTATATCAAACTGGGTAGCATCAAACCTGAATGCGAACCGGTAAAATTCCGGGCTTCTTCCGGGTTGGTACAAAAGCGGGAACAATGGCTGTCGGATGTTATGCGTGAAGAGTTCCCGGATGGGCTGTCACAGGATGGGCAGCCGCTTTTCGAGTTTGTAAAAGAATTGTCGAAAGCACCTGAAAACACAGTTGAACAAACTTCTTCCGGTTTTTCGCCAAGATTCGGATATGCCTATTTTGCCCTTTTCGGCGATCCGCTCTTGCAGTCCGGCATTGATCCATATCCCGACGGTTACCTTGCGCAAATGGCGGCTTCGGGGATGGACGGAACCTGGATGCACATCGTACTTTCCAAAATTACACCCTTCCCGTGGGACCCGGCTCTAAGCGAAAATTGGGAGCAGCGGCTCGAAAATCTGGGCAAACTGGTTGCAAAAGCTAAAAAGCACGGGATCGGGATTTATCTATACCTCAATGAACCCCGGTTCATGCCACTCGCCTTTTTTGAAAAACACCCGGACCTGAAAGGTGTGCAGATCGGCGGGCAGGCATCGCTTTGCACGAGCCACCCCGAAGTACAGCAATATCTGGTAGAGGCGATGGCGACCATCACATCAAGGGTGCCCGAGCTGGCCGGCTTTTTTTCTATTACCGCATCAGAAAACCATACCAATTGCTGGTCGCACGGAAAAGGGGCAGAATGCCCGCGCTGTTCAAAACGTGGTCCGTCTGAGGTGATCGCCGAACTGAACCAGCTTTATCTGAAAGGTATCAATCAAGGCCTGGCTAACCATAAACAACAAAAAGGTCCGGGACTGATTGTCTGGGACTGGGGCTGGCAGGAGGGTTGGGCTGAAGATATTATTCCTGCATTGCCTAAAACCGCCGCGCTGATGAGCGTGAGCGAGTGGGACCTTGAAATAAACCGCGGCGGCGTAAAAAACAAGGTAGGTGAGTACTCGATATCATCGGTAGGTCCGGGACCGCGTGCGTTGCGGCATTGGGAAATAGCCCGGAAAAACGGTCTGAAAACCATTGCGAAAATCCAGGCTGGCTGTACCTGGGAAATCGCAGCCGTTCCCTATATCCCGGCCATGGAAAACGTGGCGCGACATGCCGAAAATCTGCGTAATACACAGGTTGACGGACTTATGTTGGGCTGGACACTGGGTGGCTATCCCTCTCCTAATCTTGAAATCGTTGCCGAAATGGGAGGCAGCAAAATGATCACGGCACCGGAGGCTATGCAGAAAGTGGCCGAACGCAGGTATGGTGCTGCAGGCGTGGCGGTAACAAAGGCCTGGCGGCAATTCAGCAAGGCTTTCAGTGAATTTCCTTACCATGTCGGCGTGGTTTACTCGGCACCTTTACAGGCGGGGCCATCGAGTTTATTATGGTCAAAACCTACTGGCTATCAAGCGAGTATGGTTGGTCTGGCATATGACGATGTAAACAGCTGGCGGGCCAATTATCCGGTTGAGATTTTTATTTCACAGCTGCAAAAGGTGGCCGCGGGTTTTCACGATGCGCTCGCTTATTTACGCAGAGAAATTGTGGATATGCCATTATCGGTACACATGCGCAAGGCTGTGACCGACGAGTGCGGCGTGGCTGAAACCGTGGCGGTACATTACAGCAGCGTCGCCAACCAGGCGTTATTTGTGGTGACCAGAGACAAGCTGGCTGCGGAAAGGGATAAAAAGCGGGCGGCAAACCTGGTGACCGAACTTGAAAATATCCTTCGACACGAAATGAAGCTGGCCAAACGCATGGCCATATTACAGCATAATGACAGTCGGCTGGGCTTTGAAGCATCCAATCATTATTTCTATGTACGTAACGATCTGGCGGAAAAGGTAATCAACTGCCGCGATTTGCTGGATCACTGGTTGCCTGAGGTCAAAAAAGCGTTGTAA